The window CGAAAAAAGAAATTTATTGGTAGCAAAGAATTTCATGTTTTTTATTTAACCGAGGAATCTTATTTTGAAAAAATATTACGACCCAGGTAACGGCACTCTTTCTAAAGAAGTTATCGAGAAAGCACTATCACGACTCGCCCAACTATTAAAAGAACGAAATCGCCGAGTAGAGCTAGTAGCCGCTGGTGGAGTGATTAGTGTTCTGATGTTTGGGAGCAGACGTATGACACGAGATATCGATGTCATCATTCCTCCCAAAGATAAAGAAATTATTAGTGAATTAGTGGACCAAGTCGCAGAAGAGCAAAAGCTTCCAAAGGGGCAGCACGCTTGGCTTAATGACGGTGTATCCTTTTTTGGATTACAAACCAAGAGCAATAAACAAATTTTCATGCACCCAAATTTAGTTGTATATACTGCGAGCTGGTATGAACTATTGGGAATGAAGCTTAGTGGAGCGTGGCGTCGGGACGCGGATTATCATGATGCCGTCCATATATTACGCCAGATTGGGAACAACAACAAAAGTCAAACTCTTGTCATGTCCATGAAGTATAGAAATTTTTCGCCATATGTTGATGACGATACATTCACTAAGCGATTCA is drawn from Hahella sp. KA22 and contains these coding sequences:
- a CDS encoding DUF6036 family nucleotidyltransferase; translation: MKKYYDPGNGTLSKEVIEKALSRLAQLLKERNRRVELVAAGGVISVLMFGSRRMTRDIDVIIPPKDKEIISELVDQVAEEQKLPKGQHAWLNDGVSFFGLQTKSNKQIFMHPNLVVYTASWYELLGMKLSGAWRRDADYHDAVHILRQIGNNNKSQTLVMSMKYRNFSPYVDDDTFTKRFNRTWSDAFDDFD